TACCGATCAATTTGATCTGAAATAAGACTTGTTGGAGGAGGAAGAAGGGTGCGACGAGGTACAGATGGTTCCCCTTTTTCAGTTGGCGTGGCCACTACTTCGCCTTCCATAGCTACAACTGTCTCTTCTTTTTCTGCCTTTGAAGGACGCCTTTTGCGAGTTCTTTTCTTCTCACGCTTAGGTTCGTCCTTTGGAGCTTCTTCTTTTTTCTTCTCAGCTTTAGGGGTCGATTTTTTACCACCACCTATCTTTATCGATTTATCGATTTGAGGTTTCTTAAGAACGGTGCGTGTTTCTCTTGCTTCAACGACTTCATATTCGGTCATTGGAAGAAGAAATGCCTTAGGCTTTTCTAAAGATCGAAAAAAGAAACAGTTCCCAAAGGCAACCACTTCAACGGCTCCAACGGAATATTCTTCATCTGAGTTTCCGCTGCTTGCCCGGATGACAAGTTTAAAACCCTCTTTAGGGGTAATGACTGTTTCTACTAGAGGTTCTCGTGTAAAATCCACTAATCTGTTCCATGTTAAAGGTTATTCTTTTTAAACAGTGGGAGCGAATAATGCAATTCTGAGAGAATTTTCGGTTTTTTTCAGGTTCAACAAAACAAAATGTCTACATACTTTAATAAAGTAGGAGGCATTTTTTCTCGTTAGAGATGGGAAAAAAGAAAAATTCAAACAGGTTTGCATCCATTACTCTCACTGTTTCGTGTCTATGTAGCGGATCAAGTCAAGCAAACGGCAGGAATATCCAATTTCGTTATCATACCAGGAGATCAGTTTGAAAAAGTTATCGTTTAGGGCAATCCCGGCATTAGCATCGAAGATAGACGAATGAGTGTCTCCGATGAAATCAGAGGAAACGACGTCTTCTTCGGTGTAACAAAGTATTCCCTTTAAATTTGAATTTGCTTCCGACTTCATCTTGGCACACAGTGTATCATAATTGGTCGATTTCGTCAGCTTAACTGTTAAATCGACAACGGAGACGTCGGCAACAGGAACGCGAAATGCCATCCCTGTAAGTTTTCCCTTAACATCAGGGAGACACAAAGCAACAGCTTTAGCAGCTCCGGTAGAAGCAGGGATAATGTTTAGGGAGGCGCTACGCCCTCCTCTTAAGTCTTTCTTTGAAGGTGCGTCATGCACTGGCTGCGTAGCCGTCATCGCATGAACGGTTGTCATAAGCCCTTCTTTAATCCCAAAATGGTCTAAAAGAACTTTTGTAATCGGTGCCAAACAGTTTGTCGTACAAGAGGCGTTAGAAACAATTGAGTCTGTCTCTGGATTGTATTTTTCATGGTTGACTCCCATGACAAAGGTAGGAACCTCTCCTTTTGCAGGAGCAGAAATAATTACGCGCTGAGCTCCCGCCTGCAAATGCATTTCAGCCTTCTCTTTCTGAGTAAAAAGCCCTGTTGATTCAATGACATAGTCAACATTAAGATCTTTCCATGGAAGTTTTGTCGGATCTTTTTCGGCAAGTACATGAACAGTATGGGAATCATCAATGATAAATGCTTCGTCATTCGCCGTAACACTGCGCGAAAAACGTCCATGAACTGAATCGTATTTTAAAAGGTAGGCGAGGTTAGGAGCAGGAACAAGATCGTTAATCGCAACAATCTCAATATCATCATACTTTTCAAAAGCGAGCCTTAAGACAGACCGACCAATCCTACCGAACCCATTGATTCCTACACGAATACCCATTCAAGCACCTCAATTAAATTTTGTTTTGATGTTACCGTATCGAAAGGAAAAGAGCAATCTTTACTAAGGATTCATTTAAGAATACGTTGGCTATTTAGACTGGCTGCGCCTTCGAAAGCAGCAAAGCAAAAAACCGCACCTTTTTAACAACAG
The window above is part of the Candidatus Neptunochlamydia sp. REUL1 genome. Proteins encoded here:
- the gap gene encoding type I glyceraldehyde-3-phosphate dehydrogenase is translated as MRVGINGFGRIGRSVLRLAFEKYDDIEIVAINDLVPAPNLAYLLKYDSVHGRFSRSVTANDEAFIIDDSHTVHVLAEKDPTKLPWKDLNVDYVIESTGLFTQKEKAEMHLQAGAQRVIISAPAKGEVPTFVMGVNHEKYNPETDSIVSNASCTTNCLAPITKVLLDHFGIKEGLMTTVHAMTATQPVHDAPSKKDLRGGRSASLNIIPASTGAAKAVALCLPDVKGKLTGMAFRVPVADVSVVDLTVKLTKSTNYDTLCAKMKSEANSNLKGILCYTEEDVVSSDFIGDTHSSIFDANAGIALNDNFFKLISWYDNEIGYSCRLLDLIRYIDTKQ